The genomic interval GTATTTCTGGTCTCGGCCGCGCTCATTCTGCTCATGTCGATTGGCCACCTGAAGAGCGAAGGAATTGACAAAGGGGAGTTCTACGGGCTGATCCTCTTCGCCACACTGGGAATGATGTTGATGGTCAGTGCTGTAGACCTCCTGATTCTCTACATCGGCATGGAGACGATGTCGATTTCCATTTACATTCTCGCGGGATTCCTGAAGCGGGAGCGGCGAAGCGGCGAGGCCGCCCTGAAGTACCTGCTCATGGGAGGGTTCTCCTCTGCGATCATGCTGTACGGCATCGTGATGCTGTATGGTCTTACCGGCACCATCGGCCTGAGAGAGATTGCCTCGACGCTGTCAGCAGACACCGCCTCGAATCCGGCGCTCATCCTGGCCATGGTGATGCTAGTGGCCGGCTTCGGGTTCAAGATCGCGGCGGTCCCCTTTCACATGTACATCCCCGACGTATATGAGGGCGCCCCTACCCCTGTAGCGGCCCTCCTGGCGGCGGCCTCAGAGGTTGCCGGTCTCGCTATTCTCTTGCGGGTCTTTCTGGTGGCCATCCCAGGACTACAGGATCGCTGGACGTTTCTCTTTTACACCCTATCCTTGCTCACGATGACGGTGGGAAATGTCGTGGCGATTGCGCAGAGCAATATCAAGCGGATGCTGGCCTACAGCTCCATCGCCCACATCGGGTACCTGCTGATCGGAGTTGTGGCGGGACGGGAGCTGGGGATCTCAGCCATACTGCTGTATACCCTGATCTATGCCCTGATGACACTCGGCGTCTTTGCCATGGTTATCCTTCTCTGCGTAGGAAAGGTGAAGGGGGAACAGATCGACGACTTCACTGGCCTGGCTCAGCGAAGCCCCATGGCAGCGGCCGCCATGTTGATCTTCCTCCTCTCATTGGCTGGCGTCCCCCCGACCGCAGGCTTTGTCGGGAAGCTCTATCTCTTCGGTGCAGCCATCGAAGGAGGGTACATCTGGCTCGCGGTGATTGCTGTCATCAATTCAGCCATCTCGGTGTTCTATTACATGAAGGTGGTGGTGGCGATGTACATGCGAGATCTTCCGCCACAGGGCCTTACCTTGAGTTCTTCCCGGCCTCTGCGGGTCGCGCTATTTGTGACCCTGGCAGGAACCATCGCTATCGGGATCTACCCAGGTCCCTTCCTGGAGCTGGCTAGGGCCTCGGTCGCCGGACTCTGGTAAAAGACAGTTTCGAGTTGCGAGTTTCGCGTTTGGAGTTGAAAAACAGGTTCCAGGTATCAGGTTGCGTGTTCCAGTACGTTGAGGACTCTTTGGAGTTTGGGTAACCCGAAACTCAAAACTCGAAACGCGAAACCCGGTTTGCGCGAGCCTTGACAGAGCGGAGGGAGAGGGCTAGAGTGAGGCCGAACGCGGCAAGAGAAAATCCCCCCAGCCCCCTTTGGTAAAGGAGGGCCAAGGGAGATTTCATCAGCGGGACGATGAAGGACAATCAGGTTCGACTGTGGCGTCAGCTCGCGGGGTTGAGCTCACTGGGGATTACCCTTGGCGCGTCGATTGCGATCGGGGCGGCGATCGGGATCGCCTTGGATCGCTGGCTGGGGACGTCGCCGTGGTTGATGATTCTGTTTTTTATTTTCGGTGTTGCGGCTGGCTTTACTAATCTTCTAAAAGACCTCAAGCATTGGGGGAGTTGATTTGTTGAGGTTCATATGTGATTTCCCGCAGAATAACGGGGAGGCGTGATGGAGCACCATCCTACATTTATCCAGATTCCTAATTTTCTGGGGGCGTTAGGGATTCCTGGGGACTGGGTTCCGGAGCAGGTAGCGATGGCCTGGGTTGTGATGGCTATCCTGATCGGCGTTTCGTATCTGGCCACGAGGCGACTCGATGCTGTGCCCGGGCCGATACAGAACCTCATGGAGGTGGTCGTAGAGACGTTCCTGGACCTGCTCACGCAGATGATCGGGCCCAAGGGGAAACGGTATCTTCCCTTGATCGGCACGGCCGGCCTCTTCATTCTCGTTGGGAATCTCCTTGGAACCGTCCCCGGTTTCAAGCCTCCAACGGCGAATCTTAACACCACTGCGGCCCTGGCCATCACCGTCTTTCTCTCCTATAACTACTTTGGTATACGGGAGCATGGGATCATTGCCTATCTGCGCCACTTCTGTGGCCCGATCCTGTGGCTGGCCCCCATCATGTTCCCTATCGAGCTTATCGGTCACCTCGCCCGGCCGATCTCCCTGTCGATCCGGTTGTTCGGTAATATCTTCGGCGAGGAGAGTGTAGTCGCTATCCTGCTGTCGTTGATCTGGTTGGGTATTCCGTATGTCATCTATCTGGGCATCATGATGCCCCTGAGTCTCTTTACCAGCATCGTTCAGAGCTTCGTCTTTGTGATGCTGTCCATGGTGTATATCGCGGGAGCAGTTCAAACAGAGCACGAGGAGCACCACTAACCCCATCTTTATTCTGAAAGGAGTCGTGTCGATGAGTCGCACACAAGGAGCGCGTGTTCTACTGTTGGTGATGGTTCTGATTGCCTTTGGATCCCAGGTCGCGTTTGCCGCTGAAGGGGCCAAGCCTGAGTCCTCAACCTTTTTTGTCGTCTCGGTCTTGACGGGGGGATTCGCCATGGCCATCGCTTCAGGCGCGGCGGCAATCGGCCAGAGTCGGGCAATTGCCAGCGCAATGGAGGCGATCGGGAGGCAGCCGGCAGCGGCTCCGCAGATCCAGGTCGCAATGATTATCGGTCTCGCGCTCATCGAGTCGCTGGCCATCTATGTCTTGCTCGTTGCCCTGATCATTTTCTTCGCGAATCCCTTCATCAAGTACATCGTTCCAGGCGCATAGAGGAGGGTAAAACTTCGGGGCGATGACCGATTGCCCAGGATAGACGCAGTGCTCTTCTCGTATCTGCCGATCTTTATCCTGATCCTTCTGGTCGCCGGTTTTGCCCTCGCTACCCTCTTTGTGTCTCACGCACTCGGGCCGCGGCGGCCGACTCAGGCGAAGCTCGCCCCGTACGAGTGCGGAATCGACCCGGTAGGCTCCGCCAGGGAGCGGTTCTCGGTCAAGTTTTACCTGGTCGCGATGTTGTTCATCATCTTCGACATCGAGATCGTTTTCCTATATCCCTGGGCGGTGATCCTGAGCAGTCTGAGACTATTCGGGTTGATCGAGATGATTGTCTTTCTCGGCATCCTCCTGATCGGCCTCCTGTATGTCTGGAGGAGGGGGGGGCTGGAATGGACAACGTGAAGGGGCCGGAGAAGAACCGCACCGTTTCAGAGCTGCGGGAAAGATTCCCGGAGGCGACCCTCTCAGCCAGAAGCTTTCGCAACGAAACGACCCTCCTCGTCAGGCCTGGCGACATCATTCGTATCTGTCGCCACCTGAAAGAGGAACCCGGCCTTCTGTACGATTTCCTCTCTGATCTGACTGCGGTCGATCGGCTCGGGGACCACCCACGGTTCGAGGTGGTCTACCATCTCTATTCCCTTCAGTACAAGTGGCGAATCCGGTTGAAGGTACCGGTTGAAGAGGGTGAGGCGGTACCCAGTGTGACCGCTGTCTGGAGCGCCGCCAATTGGCACGAACGTGAAGTATTCGATATGTTCGGCATCGGCTTCGATGGGCACCCGGATCTCCGGCGAATACTTATGCCGGAGGATTGGGAGGGATTCCCGCTCCGAAAGGACTACCCGGTGCAGGCCTCGCCGAAATGGTGGGAAGAGGGGACGACAGGTGACTGAGCGGCGCACCATGACCATTAACATGGGGCCTCAGCACCCCAGCACCCACGGCGTGCTGCGTCTGGTCCTGGAGCTGGATGGGGAGATCGTGGTCCGGTGCGCTCCGCATATCGGGTACCTGCACACCGGGATGGAGAAGATCGCGGAAAGCAAGCGGTACCAGCAGGTCATCCCCATTACGGATCGGATGGATTACCTGGCCCCCCTCAGCAACAACCTGGCCTATGTGTTGGCTGTCGAGAAGCTCCTTGACATCGATGTGCCTCAGCGGGCGAAGGTGATCCGCGTCATGCTGACGGAGCTGACCCGGATCGGAAGCCACTTGGTCTGGCTTGCGACACATGCTATCGATATCGGGGCCATGAGCGTCTTCCTCTATGCTTTTCGGGAGCGTGAGGCGATCCTGGACATGTCCGAACAGGTGTCCGGGGCCAGGATGATGTCCAGCTACTTCCGGATTGGCGGCCTGTTTGCCGACCTGCCAGAGGGGTTCGAGAGGGTGGTCCACTCTTTCGTCGAAAGCTTTCCTACCCGCCTGGCCGAGTACGAAGACCTGCTGACGAGGAACCCGATCTGGATCGAACGGACCAAGGGGGTCGGTGTGATCAAGCCGGAAGATGCCATAGACCTTGGCTTAAGCGGTCCAAGCCTCCGAGCCTGCGGAATCCCTTGGGACATTCGTAAGGCTAATCCCTATTCTGGCTATGAGCAATTTCACTTCGAGATGTCCAGGGGAATCCACGGCGATGTCTACGACCGATACCTCTGCCGAATCTTTGAGATGCGGCAGAGTGTGGCTATCGTTCGCCAGGCCCTGGAATGCCTCCCAGAGGGGCCGATTGCTGTAGCCAATCCGAAGCTCACCCCGCCGCCCAAGCCGATGGTCAAGCAGAGTATGGAGGCTCTCATTCACCACTTCCTGCTCTGGTCGGCAGGGTTTACCGTACCGGCAGGAGAGGTATATCAGAGTATCGAGTCACCGAGGGGCGAGTACGGCGTCTATCTGGTAAGCGACGGCAGCAACAAACCCTATCGCGTCCATTTTCGTGCGCCCTCCTTCGTGAACCTGGAGTCGTTATCGAAGATGGTGGAGGGGCGACTGGTGGCAGATCTGGTGGCGATCATCGGTAGCATCGATATCGTACTCGGCGAGGTGGATCGCTAGTGTGGAGTTTCGAGTTTCGGGTTTGGAATTTCTGGTTGTGGCGAGCCTTGTTGACTCGAAACTCGAAACCCGAAACTCGAAACCTTTACATACGATGACGGAAGAGACGATTCAGCGCATCCTGTCCAGATATCCCGATCGTCGCTCCGCTCTGTTGCCGCTGATGCACCTGTGCCAGGAGGAGGCAGGGTATCTTACAGAGGAGGCCATGCGTGGTCTGGCCGCCCGTCTTGACTTGCCGCCGACCCAGGTGGCAGAGGTCGCGATGTTTTATGACATGTTCCGTCTGAAGTCGGGCGGTCGGCGTGAGATCTGGGTCTGCCACAACCTGAGCTGCGCGCTCTTAGGGGCCGAACGGGTGATCCGACGCCTTGAAGAGGCGCTTGGGGTCAGCACTGGAGAGACGACACCCGATGGACTGTTCACGATCAAACGGGTTGAGTGCCTTGCTGCCTGCGGACTCGCACCGGCGATCCAGGTGGGGCCGGATTACTACGGTCCGGTTTCGCACGGTGATGTTGAGACACTGGTTGCACGGCTGCGAGAGCAATTAGCCGGCAGCGATCAACGGGCGGCTTCATGCGATCGGTTGTAGGGGCAGGGTTTACCCTGC from Candidatus Methylomirabilis limnetica carries:
- a CDS encoding NADH-quinone oxidoreductase subunit N, translating into MTDAFNMADISTASPEVVMGLVAMVILMLDFIAPKGGRDWLGYLSILGVLATFTTLMGQRGATQLAFSGQYLSDPFAFFFKIVFLVSAALILLMSIGHLKSEGIDKGEFYGLILFATLGMMLMVSAVDLLILYIGMETMSISIYILAGFLKRERRSGEAALKYLLMGGFSSAIMLYGIVMLYGLTGTIGLREIASTLSADTASNPALILAMVMLVAGFGFKIAAVPFHMYIPDVYEGAPTPVAALLAAASEVAGLAILLRVFLVAIPGLQDRWTFLFYTLSLLTMTVGNVVAIAQSNIKRMLAYSSIAHIGYLLIGVVAGRELGISAILLYTLIYALMTLGVFAMVILLCVGKVKGEQIDDFTGLAQRSPMAAAAMLIFLLSLAGVPPTAGFVGKLYLFGAAIEGGYIWLAVIAVINSAISVFYYMKVVVAMYMRDLPPQGLTLSSSRPLRVALFVTLAGTIAIGIYPGPFLELARASVAGLW
- a CDS encoding AtpZ/AtpI family protein: MKDNQVRLWRQLAGLSSLGITLGASIAIGAAIGIALDRWLGTSPWLMILFFIFGVAAGFTNLLKDLKHWGS
- the atpB gene encoding F0F1 ATP synthase subunit A — its product is MEHHPTFIQIPNFLGALGIPGDWVPEQVAMAWVVMAILIGVSYLATRRLDAVPGPIQNLMEVVVETFLDLLTQMIGPKGKRYLPLIGTAGLFILVGNLLGTVPGFKPPTANLNTTAALAITVFLSYNYFGIREHGIIAYLRHFCGPILWLAPIMFPIELIGHLARPISLSIRLFGNIFGEESVVAILLSLIWLGIPYVIYLGIMMPLSLFTSIVQSFVFVMLSMVYIAGAVQTEHEEHH
- the atpE gene encoding ATP synthase F0 subunit C; the encoded protein is MAIASGAAAIGQSRAIASAMEAIGRQPAAAPQIQVAMIIGLALIESLAIYVLLVALIIFFANPFIKYIVPGA
- a CDS encoding NADH-quinone oxidoreductase subunit A, translating into MVAGFALATLFVSHALGPRRPTQAKLAPYECGIDPVGSARERFSVKFYLVAMLFIIFDIEIVFLYPWAVILSSLRLFGLIEMIVFLGILLIGLLYVWRRGGLEWTT
- a CDS encoding NADH-quinone oxidoreductase subunit C, with the translated sequence MDNVKGPEKNRTVSELRERFPEATLSARSFRNETTLLVRPGDIIRICRHLKEEPGLLYDFLSDLTAVDRLGDHPRFEVVYHLYSLQYKWRIRLKVPVEEGEAVPSVTAVWSAANWHEREVFDMFGIGFDGHPDLRRILMPEDWEGFPLRKDYPVQASPKWWEEGTTGD
- the nuoD gene encoding NADH dehydrogenase (quinone) subunit D codes for the protein MTERRTMTINMGPQHPSTHGVLRLVLELDGEIVVRCAPHIGYLHTGMEKIAESKRYQQVIPITDRMDYLAPLSNNLAYVLAVEKLLDIDVPQRAKVIRVMLTELTRIGSHLVWLATHAIDIGAMSVFLYAFREREAILDMSEQVSGARMMSSYFRIGGLFADLPEGFERVVHSFVESFPTRLAEYEDLLTRNPIWIERTKGVGVIKPEDAIDLGLSGPSLRACGIPWDIRKANPYSGYEQFHFEMSRGIHGDVYDRYLCRIFEMRQSVAIVRQALECLPEGPIAVANPKLTPPPKPMVKQSMEALIHHFLLWSAGFTVPAGEVYQSIESPRGEYGVYLVSDGSNKPYRVHFRAPSFVNLESLSKMVEGRLVADLVAIIGSIDIVLGEVDR
- the nuoE gene encoding NADH-quinone oxidoreductase subunit NuoE, with product MEFLVVASLVDSKLETRNSKPLHTMTEETIQRILSRYPDRRSALLPLMHLCQEEAGYLTEEAMRGLAARLDLPPTQVAEVAMFYDMFRLKSGGRREIWVCHNLSCALLGAERVIRRLEEALGVSTGETTPDGLFTIKRVECLAACGLAPAIQVGPDYYGPVSHGDVETLVARLREQLAGSDQRAASCDRL